A single window of Intrasporangium calvum DSM 43043 DNA harbors:
- a CDS encoding alpha-amylase family protein, protein MRMSQTGDLWWKTAVLYCADVQTFYDSDSDGVGDLRGMTEQIEYLADLGITCLWLMPIYPTPSKDDGYDITDFYGVERRLGTHGDFVELVRTARAHGIRVILDFVMNHTSDQHPWFRSARRSTDDPYRDYFVWSPTKPKTNPKDIVFPDQEDSLWELEPKTGEYYLHHFYKHQPDLNVVNPAVQEEIARTIGFWLELGVSGFRVDAVPFLMTPDTVPADHHQVSFDPKRYLADVRKYVTRRVGDALLLGEVNLPYKDQKTYFGGADGDGLNMQFDFAAMQALYLALAREDARPIEGALRRRPALDVTSQWANFVRNHDELTLDQLTDEERQDVFDAFGPDPGMQLFGRGLRRRLPSMLGGDGRRLRLVYSIMFSLPGTPVLFYGEEIGMAENLDVPGRLSVRTPMQWGDDPSGGFSDAPPRKLTRPMPDGLYSAERVNVASQRHDHDSLWWFIRTLIRLRRQYPQIGWSTVEVPRTKPRSVLAHLAREEDGWTMLALHNLAPESTLVDVSLGEVPPGSVLVDLLGDRREHPVAADGSIELEVEGYGYRWLLLHRPGDRPPK, encoded by the coding sequence ATGAGAATGAGCCAGACCGGTGACCTGTGGTGGAAGACGGCCGTCCTCTACTGCGCCGACGTCCAGACCTTCTACGACTCCGACAGCGACGGCGTCGGCGACCTCAGGGGGATGACGGAGCAGATCGAGTACCTCGCCGACCTCGGCATCACCTGCCTGTGGCTCATGCCGATCTACCCCACCCCGTCGAAGGACGACGGCTACGACATCACCGACTTCTACGGGGTCGAACGCCGCCTCGGGACGCACGGTGACTTCGTCGAGCTCGTGCGGACCGCGCGAGCCCACGGCATCCGCGTCATCCTCGACTTCGTCATGAACCACACGTCCGACCAGCACCCGTGGTTCAGGTCGGCGCGGCGCAGCACGGACGACCCCTACCGGGACTACTTCGTGTGGAGCCCGACGAAGCCGAAGACGAACCCGAAGGACATCGTCTTCCCCGACCAGGAGGACAGCCTCTGGGAGCTGGAGCCGAAGACCGGGGAGTACTACCTGCACCACTTCTACAAGCACCAGCCGGACCTCAACGTGGTCAACCCGGCGGTGCAGGAGGAGATCGCCCGGACGATCGGCTTCTGGCTCGAGCTCGGGGTGTCCGGGTTCCGGGTGGACGCCGTGCCGTTCCTCATGACGCCGGACACGGTGCCGGCCGACCACCACCAGGTCTCCTTCGACCCGAAGCGCTACCTCGCGGACGTCCGCAAGTACGTGACCCGACGGGTCGGCGACGCGCTGCTCCTCGGGGAGGTCAACCTGCCCTACAAGGACCAGAAGACGTACTTCGGCGGTGCGGACGGCGACGGGCTCAACATGCAGTTCGACTTCGCGGCGATGCAGGCCCTCTACCTGGCTCTCGCCCGCGAGGACGCGCGCCCGATCGAGGGAGCCCTGCGCCGGCGCCCGGCCCTCGACGTGACCAGCCAGTGGGCCAACTTCGTCCGCAACCACGACGAGCTGACTCTCGACCAGCTGACGGACGAGGAGCGACAGGACGTCTTCGACGCGTTCGGACCCGATCCGGGGATGCAGCTCTTCGGCCGGGGCCTGCGCCGACGGCTGCCGTCGATGCTCGGCGGTGACGGCCGACGCCTCCGCCTCGTCTACTCGATCATGTTCTCCCTGCCCGGGACACCGGTGCTCTTCTACGGCGAGGAGATCGGCATGGCCGAGAACCTCGACGTGCCCGGTCGTCTCTCGGTCCGGACGCCGATGCAGTGGGGCGACGACCCGAGCGGGGGCTTCAGCGACGCCCCGCCCCGCAAGCTGACCCGGCCGATGCCCGACGGGCTCTACTCGGCCGAGCGGGTCAACGTCGCGAGCCAGCGCCACGACCACGACTCCCTGTGGTGGTTCATCCGCACCCTGATCCGGCTCCGGCGGCAGTACCCCCAGATCGGCTGGTCGACCGTGGAGGTGCCTCGCACCAAGCCCCGGAGCGTCCTCGCACACCTGGCCCGGGAGGAGGACGGCTGGACCATGCTGGCGCTGCACAACCTCGCCCCGGAGAGCACTCTCGTCGACGTCTCGCTCGGCGAGGTGCCACCCGGCTCCGTGCTCGTCGACCTGCTGGGCGACCGCCGCGAGCACCCCGTCGCCGCGGACGGGAGCATCGAGCTCGAGGTCGAGGGCTACGGCTACCGGTGGCTCCTGCTGCACCGTCCGGGCGACCGCCCGCCGAAGTGA